The genome window TACTTGCTCACGCTCACGGGGTTTATAATTTGACCATTCGCCACATAATGCATGTTGCGCGGCAGTTACTGCATCATTAATATCTTCACTTGTACCTTCAGTAATTTGTGCGAGTAGCTGTCCGGTAGATGGTTCAATAACTGCGATGTTTTCAACGCTATGACCTTGAGTAAATTGGCCATTAATATACATACCTAGATCACTATTTAAAAAATCTTTTGTATCTTGAGTAGCATTGTATTTTGCCAATAACTCAGTAACTTTAATATCCATGACTATTTATTCTCTTTCTCAAATATTTCCATGGCACTTAATAGCCATTTCGGTGCAGTTTCAACAGTCCCAACGCCGCCGTAGCTAAGTAAGCCCTCTTTATCGATGTTTCCAGACTTTATTTCACTGACAACATTTTCAAGATCGGTTAAAAATTGCTGTAAATATTCTTCTTCCATAACATCCAAGGTTAAATGAATAGCCGCCGGTTCTTGTACGCCAAGTAAACGCCAACCTAACTCTTCCATACCACCGACCACAAGCTCAATATTGAATCCTTCTGCAGCGATCATTAACAAGGGGCCATGGGTTTGCCAAGTAGTTAAGCCTTCAATTTCATTACACTTGGCAATAATAGAATCTTTAACATGCAAGATACGTTTAGCATTATTTATATAACCTTCTTTACCCCAGTAATGCATTAGTGCCCAAGCCCCTGCGACAGGACCTAAAGTGCGGCTACCAACAAACCCTTGAGAAAGATATAAACCACATGCCCATTCAGTGATTGGCATGTAATGATATTTCTGTTCTTCTTGAGAACGCCAGATCACAGTTGAACAAGGCTTTGGTGCATAGCCGTATTTATGCAAGTCAGCGGCAATGGAACGTACCCCCGATACTCTAAAATCATAAAGTGGCATTTCGACACCAAGCTCTCGAAAAAATGGCAAGATGTAACCACCAACACAGGCATCTACATGAAGCCATAAATCATGCTCGGCACACATAACACTAAACTCTTCAATTGGGTCTACTGTGCCGTATGGCCAATTAGGAGCGGAGCCAACAATGGCAATGGTATTTTCATTAATAGCGTTACTAATACCGTCAAGATCTACTGATAAATCGGCTAATTGTGGAACTACAATGACTTCTAAATCCAGGTATTTGCATACTTTGTGTACGGTAGAATGGGTAGAGTAGGGAGCGACAATATTAGGTTTAG of Thalassotalea fonticola contains these proteins:
- a CDS encoding pyridoxal phosphate-dependent decarboxylase family protein; this encodes MGKNTIYTLPTQGQSYDDIMGQVKSLRAKMTPGQRGKLASTTFQGQEEMEKVVHDAFQEFLEWNGLFTFQEASAAKMENEILDICVDVMNGGEQGRANLTSGGTESNFNALHAARKWARETKPGITKPNIVAPYSTHSTVHKVCKYLDLEVIVVPQLADLSVDLDGISNAINENTIAIVGSAPNWPYGTVDPIEEFSVMCAEHDLWLHVDACVGGYILPFFRELGVEMPLYDFRVSGVRSIAADLHKYGYAPKPCSTVIWRSQEEQKYHYMPITEWACGLYLSQGFVGSRTLGPVAGAWALMHYWGKEGYINNAKRILHVKDSIIAKCNEIEGLTTWQTHGPLLMIAAEGFNIELVVGGMEELGWRLLGVQEPAAIHLTLDVMEEEYLQQFLTDLENVVSEIKSGNIDKEGLLSYGGVGTVETAPKWLLSAMEIFEKENK